A genome region from Arachis duranensis cultivar V14167 chromosome 6, aradu.V14167.gnm2.J7QH, whole genome shotgun sequence includes the following:
- the LOC107495014 gene encoding LOW QUALITY PROTEIN: glutamate synthase [NADH], amyloplastic-like (The sequence of the model RefSeq protein was modified relative to this genomic sequence to represent the inferred CDS: inserted 1 base in 1 codon): protein MSKSLSLTSSSLNNPQLNGFRKRNNSPQGRLVSLSVNRSKAFTLCSAPGDKKRFFGPRLRSSGSERIRLWQFGGPGWLPKVTVRSAFSAVPEKPLGLYDPKMDKDSCGVGFVAELSGQSSRKTVTDALEMLVRMTHRGACGCEANTGDGAGILVALPHDFYKEVVEFELPPQGKYAVGMLFLPKSDIRRKESKNIFQKVAESLGHSVIGWRSVPTDNTGLGKSAVQTEPVIEQVFLTPSAQSKVDLERQMYILRKLSMAAITSALNLQNDGIADFYICSLSSRTVVYKGQLTPAQLREYYFADLGNERFTSYMALIHSRFSTNTFPSWDRAQPMQILGHNGEINTLRGNVNWMKAREGLLKCKALGLSEDELKKLLPIVNANSSDSGAFDGVLEFLVQSGKSLPEAVMMMIPEAWQNDKNMDPQRKAFYEYYSALMEPWDGPALISFTDGHYLGATLDRNGLRPGRFYVTHSGRVIMASEVGVVDIPPEDVCRKGRLNPGMMLLVDFDKHIVVDDDALKEQYSLARPYGEWLKRQKIELKDIVDSVDESERVPPTIAGVAPLSSDDVDMENMGIHGLLAPLKAFGYTVESLEMLLLPMAKDGVEALGSMGNDTPLAVMSNREKLTFEYFKQMFAQVTNPPIDPIREKIVTSMECMVGPEGDLTQTTEEQCHRLSLKSPLLTIEQMEAIKRMNYRGWRNKVIDITYSKECGKRGLEEALDRICAEAHGAISEGYTTLVLSDRAFSRKRVXEPREVHHFCTLVGFGADAICPYLAVEAIWRLQVDGRIPPKASGQFYSKDELVKKYFKASNYGMMKVLAKMGISTLASYKGAQIFEALGLSSEVIEKCFAGTPSRVEGATFEMLARDALQLHALAFPTRVFSPGSAEAVALPNPGDYHWRKGGEIHLNDPLAIAKLQEAARTNSIDAYKQYSKLIHELNKACNLRGILKFKETSTKIPIDQVEPASEIVKRFCTGAMSYGSISLEAHTTLAMAMNKLGGKSNTGEGGEQPSRMEPLPDGSMNPKRSAIKQVASGRFGVSSYYLTNADELQIKMAQGAKPGEGGELPGHKVIGDIAVTRNSTAGVGLISPPPHHDIYSIEDLAQLIYDLKNANPSARISVKLVSEAGVGIIASGVVKGHADHVLISGHDGGTGASRWTGIKNAGLPWELGLAETHQTLVANDLRGRTVLQTDGQLKTGRDVAIAALLGAEEFGFSTAPLITLGCIMMRKCHKNTCPVGIATQDPVLREKFAGEPEHVINFFFMVAEEMREIMSNLGFKTVDEMVGRSDKLEVDKEIVKSNEKLENLDLSLLLRPAAELRPGAAQYCMQKQDHGLDMALDNQLISLSNASLEKGLPVYIETPIQNVNRAVGTMLSHEVTKRYHLAGLPTGTIHIRFTGSAGQSFGAFLCPGITLELEGDGNDYVGKGLSGGKIIVYPPKGSNFDPKENIVIGNVALYGATCGEAYFNGMAAERFCVRNSGAKAVVEGIGDHGCEYMTGGTVVVLGKTGRNFAAGMSGGIAYVLDVDGKFKSRCNPELVDLDKVEEEEDIITLRMLIQQHQRHTNSMLAKEVLADFENLLPKFIKVFPREYKRALANMKSEQTSNDTVDDDEAQAVEKDAFEELKKLATSSVNEKPSQAVSPKRPTQVTDAVKHRGFVAYEREGVQYRDPNLRMNDWKEVMEKTKPGPLLKTQSARCMDCGTPFCHQENSGCPLGNKIPEFNELVYQNRWRDALERLLETNNFPEFTGRVCPAPCEGSCVLGIIENPVSIKSIECAIIDKAFEEGWMVPRPPLRRTGKRVAIIGSGPAGLAAADQLNKMGHTITVYERADRIGGLMMYGVPNMKTDKVDIVQRRVNLMAEEGVTFVVNANVGRDPLYSLDRIREENDAIVLAVGATEPRDLPVPGRELSGVHFAMEFLHANTKSLLDSNLQDGNYISAKGKKVVVIGGGDTGTDCIGTSIRHGCSSIINLELLPEPPRTRAPGNPWPQWPRIFRVDYGHQEAAAKFGKDPRSYEVLTKRFVGDENGVVKGLEVVRVCWEKDQTGKFQFKEIEGTEEIIQADLVLLAMGFLGPEYTIAKKLGMERDNRSNFKADYGRFSTSVKGVFAAGDCRRGQSLVVWAISEGRQAAAQVDKYLIKEEKEHKVVGSKDELVKRQQDLNKKHQDSSKHTVMT from the exons GTTGTGGAGTTTGAGCTTCCCCCCCAAGGAAAATATGCAGTTGGCATGCTTTTCTTGCCTAAATCTGATATTCGTaggaaagaaagcaaaaatatatttcaaaag GTTGCGGAGAGTCTGGGGCACTCAGTTATTGGTTGGCGCTCCGTTCCCACAGACAACACAGGATTGGGCAAATCAGCTGTACAGACTGAACCAGTGATTGAGCAAGTGTTTCTTACTCCAAGTGCTCAATCAAAAGTTGATTTGGAAAGACAG ATGTACATATTAAGGAAGCTTAGCATGGCCGCTATTACATCCGCCTTGAACCTCCAAAATGACGGCATTGCTGATTTCTATATCTGTTCACTTTCGTCAAG GACTGTTGTTTACAAAGGTCAGCTAACACCAGCTCAACTGAGGGAATATTATTTTGCGGACCTAGGCAATGAAAGGTTTACGAGCTACATGGCCCTG ATACATTCACGGTTTTCTACAAATACCTTCCCTAGCTGGGATCGTGCTCAGCCTATGCAAATATTGGGACACAATGGAGAGATCAACACTCTAAGAGGCAATGTCAACTG GATGAAGGCGCGTGAGGGGTTACTGAAGTGCAAGGCACTTGGTTTATCAGAGGATGAATTAAAGAAGCTTTTGCCCATTGTCAATGCAAATTCATCTGATTCAG GAGCTTTTGATGGCGTTCTTGAGTTTTTGGTTCAATCTGGAAAAAGTCTTCCTGAAGCTGTTATGATGATGATTCCTGAGGCATGGCAAAACGATAAAAACATGGATCCTCAACGTAAAGCATTTTATGAATACTATtcagctctcatggagccatgGGATGGACCAGCTCTTATATCAT TTACTGATGGTCACTATCTTGGAGCTACACTGGATAGGAATGGACTGCGACCTGGCCGCTTCTATGTTACTCACAGTGGACGAGTTATAATGGCAAGTGAAGTTGGAGTCGTAGACATTCCTCCTGAAGATGTGTGTAGGAAAGGAAGATTAAATCCTGGCATGATGCTTCTGGTAGATTTTGATAAGCAcattgttgttgatgatgatgcCTTAAAGGAACAGTATTCGTTGGCAAGGCCCTATGGGGAGTGGCTCAAAAGACAGAAGATTGAACTCAAAGACATAGTAGATTCTGTTGATGAATCTGAAAGAGTTCCACCAACAATCGCAGGAGTGGCTCCG CTCTCTAGTGATGATGTGGATATGGAAAATATGGGAATTCATGGTCTACTGGCTCCATTGAAAGCTTTTGG ATATACGGTTGAATCATTGGAAATGCTATTACTTCCTATGGCAAAAGATGGTGTAGAAGCCCTAGGGTCAATGGGAAATGATACTCCATTAGCTGTCATGTCCAATAGAGAAAAGCTCACTTTCGAGTACTTCAAACAAATGTTTGCTCAAGTGACAAATCCTCCAATTGATCCTATTCGTGAGAAAATAGTTACTTCAATGGAATGTATGGTTGGTCCAGAAGGTGATCTGACACAAACAACAGAGGAACAATGTCACCGCCTTTCACTAAAAAGTCCCCTTTTGACCATTGAACAAATGGAAGCGATTAAAAGGATGAATTACAGAGGATGGCGGAACAAAGTTATAGACATAACTTACTCAAAGGAATGTGGTAAGAGAGGATTGGAAGAAGCATTGGACAGGATATGTGCAGAAGCACATGGTGCAATTAGTGAAGGCTACACAACCCTTGTTCTTTCTGATAGAG CTTTCTCGAGGAAACGTG GCGAACCACGTGAAGTGCACCATTTCTGCACACTTGTCGGTTTTGGTGCTGATGCTATATGCCCTTATTTGGCTGTGGAGGCAATATGGAGACTCCAAGTTGATGGAAGGATCCCACCTAAAGCAAGTGGTCAATTCTACTCAAAAGATGAGTTGGTCAAGAAGTACTTTAAAGCAAGCAACTATGGCATGATGAAGGTTCTTGCAAAGATGGGAATATCAACTTTGGCCTCCTACAAAGGTGCTCAGATTTTTGAAGCTCTGGGTCTTTCTTCAGAGGTGATTGAAAAGTGCTTTGCTGGAACACCTAGTCGAGTTGAGGGTGCTACATTTGAGATGCTTGCTCGGGATGCTCTACAACTGCATGCATTGGCATTTCCTACTCGGGTTTTCTCTCCTGGAAGTGCTGAAGCTGTTGCGTTGCCCAATCCTGGGGATTATCATTGGAGGAAAGGTGGTGAAATTCATCTGAATGATCCGCTTGCAATAGCAAAGCTTCAGGAGGCTGCCAGAACTAACAGTATAGATGCATATAAACAGTATTCTAAGCTCATTCACGAGTTGAATAAAGCTTGCAATTTGCGGGGAATCCTGAAATTCAAAGAGACATCCACAAAGATTCCCATTGATCAAGTGGAACCAGCCAGTGAAATAGTTAAACGGTTTTGCACTGGGGCCATGAGTTATGGGTCAATATCATTGGAGGCACACACAACATTAGCAATGGCTATGAATAAACTTGGAGGGAAATCAAATACAG GTGAGGGCGGTGAACAACCATCTCGTATGGAGCCTCTTCCTGATGGTTCAATGAATCCCAAAAGGAGTGCCATCAAACAAGTTGCTAGTGGAAGATTTGGAGTCTCAAGTTACTACCTTACTAATGCTGATGAACTACAGATAAAGATGGCCCAG GGTGCAAAACCTGGTGAGGGAGGTGAACTTCCTGGCCACAAAGTTATAGGAGACATTGCCGTCACTAGAAATTCAACTGCTGGAGTAGGACTTATCAGTCCACCTCCCCATCATGATATTTATTCAATCGAAGACCTTGCGCAACTGATTTATGATCTAAAG AATGCCAACCCATCTGCTCGAATTAGCGTGAAGTTAGTTTCTGAAGCTGGAGTGGGGATAATTGCTAGCGGAGTTGTTAAAGGTCATGCGGACCATGTCTTGATCTCAGGTCACGATGGAGGTACAGGGGCATCTAGATGGACCGGCATAAAGAATGCTGGTTTGCCTTGGGAACTTGGCCTAGCTGAGACTCACCAGACATTGGTTGCGAATGACCTACGTGGTCGCACAGTTCTTCAAACTGATGGCCAACTCAAAACAGGAAGAGATGTGGCCATAGCTGCTCTTCTTGGAGCAGAAGAGTTCGGTTTCAGCACTGCTCCACTCATTACTCTTGGCTGTATCATGATGCGGAAGTGTCACAAGAACACCTGTCCTGTTGGCATTGCTACCCAAGATCCAGTACTTAGAGAGAAGTTTGCCGGAGAACCTGAGCATGTTATTAACTTCTTTTTCATGGTAGCTGAAGAGATGAGAGAAATTATGTCTAACCTTGGGTTTAAAACTGTTGATGAGATGGTTGGCCGTTCAGATAAGCTTGAAGTTGATAAGGAAATTGTTAAGAGCAATGAGAAACTGGAAAACCTTGATCTCTCTCTATTGCTTAGACCTGCAGCTGAACTGCGACCGGGAGCTGCACAGTACTGTATGCAAAAACAAGATCATGGCTTGGACATGGCCTTGGATAATCAGCTCATCAGTTTGTCCAATGCTTCTTTGGAAAAGGGTCTCCCAGTATACATTGAAACTCCAATACAGAATGTAAACCGTGCTGTGGGAACTATGCTTAGCCATGAGGTTACTAAACGATACCACTTAGCTGGTCTTCCAACTGGCACCATCCATATCAGATTTACTGGCAGTGCTGGCCAGAGCTTTGGTGCATTCCTCTGTCCTGGAATCACTTTGGAACTTGAAGGTGATGGCAACGACTATGTCGGTAAAGGATTGTCAGGAGGAAAAATTATAGTTTATCCTCCAAAAGGAAGCAACTTTGACCCTAAGGAGAACATTGTAATTGGTAATGTGGCGCTGTACGGTGCAACCTGTGGTGAAGCATATTTCAATGGGATGGCAGCAGAAAGATTTTGTGTGCGTAACTCCGGGGCTAAGGCAGTTGTGGAAGGGATTGGTGATCATGGATGTGAGTACATGACTGGTGGGACTGTCGTTGTGCTTGGGAAAACTGGTAGAAATTTTGCTGCTGGTATGAGTGGTGGGATTGCTTATGTTCTTGATGTGGATGGAAAATTCAAATCTCGATGCAACCCCGAGCTTGTAGATTTGGACAaggttgaagaggaagaggatatTATTACGCTAAGAATGTTGATACAGCAACATCAACGGCACACAAATAGCATGCTTGCCAAAGAAGTTCTTGCTGATTTTGAGAATCTACTTCCTAAATTCATCAAGGTGTTCCCAAGGGAGTACAAGCGCGCTCTTGCAAATATGAAGTCTGAGCAGACCTCCAATGATACAGTAGATGATGATGAAGCGCAGGCCGTTGAGAAGGATGCATTTGAAGAGCTTAAGAAACTGGCAACTTCATCTGTGAATGAGAAGCCAAGTCAG GCTGTATCACCCAAGAGGCCAACTCAGGTTACTGATGCCGTTAAACATCGAGGTTTTGTTGCATATGAGCGTGAGGGTGTTCAGTATCGGGATCCTAATCTTCGGATGAATGATTGGAAGGAGGTGATGGAAAAGACGAAGCCTGGTCCCCTTTTGAAAACACAGTCTGCCCGATGCATGGACTGCGGTACTCCTTTCTGTCATCAG GAGAATTCTGGATGTCCTCTTGGAAATAAAATACCAGAGTTTAACGAATTAGTGTACCAAAATAGATGGCGCGATGCATTAGAAAGGCTTCTTGAAACAAATAACTTTCCTGAATTTACTGGTCGTGTGTGCCCTGCACCTTGTGAAGGTTCTTGTGTCCTTGGTATTATCGAAAATCCGGTGTCTATTAAAAGCATTGAATGTGCCATCATAGATAAGGCTTTTGAGGAAGGTTGGATGGTGCCACGACCTCCACTTAGGAGAACTGG GAAAAGGGTTGCCATTATTGGAAGTGGACCAGCTGGTCTAGCAGCTGCTGATCAACTAAACAAAATGGGCCATACAATAACAGTGTATGAACGAGCTGATAGGATTGGAGGGCTTATGATGTATGGGGTTCCCAACATGAAAACTGACAAAGTTGATATAGTTCAACGGCGAGTCAACCTTATGGCTGAGGAAGGAGTAACTTTTGTTGTGAATGCTAACGTTGGACGTGATCCTTTGTACTCTCTTGATCGGATTCGAGAGGAGAACGATGCTATTGTCTTGGCTGTTGGAGCCACAGAACCAAG AGATCTTCCGGTGCCTGGACGTGAGCTCTCAGGAGTTCATTTTGCCATGGAGTTTCTTCATGCGAACACTAAGAGCTTGCTTGATAGCAATCTTCAGGATGGTAATTACATTTCTGCCAAGGGCAAGAAAGTTGTTGTCATAGGTGGGGGTGACACTGGTACCGATTGCATAGGGACATCCATTCGTCATGGTTGCAGTAGCATTATAAATCTCGAACTTCTTCCTGAGCCACCTCGCACAAGAGCCCCAGGAAACCCTTGGCCTCAG TGGCCTCGCATATTCCGTGTAGATTACGGGCACCAAGAAGCTGCTGCTAAATTCGGGAAAGATCCAAGATCATATGAGGTACTGACAAAGCGTTTTGTTGGAGATGAAAACGGAGTGGTGAAAGGACTTGAAGTGGTACGTGTCTGTTGGGAGAAGGATCAAACTGGCAAGTTTCAATTTAAAGAAATTGAAGGCACTGAGGAGATCATTCAAGCTgacctagttttactagccatggGCTTTCTTGGCCCTGAATAT ACAATTGCAAAGAAGTTGGGTATGGAGCGAGACAACCGGTCAAATTTCAAGGCTGATTATGGTCGCTTCTCAACCAGTGTCAAAGGAGTGTTTGCAGCTGGCGATTGTCGCCGGGGTCAATCCCTGGTGGTATGGGCTATTTCAGAGGGACGACAAGCCGCGGCACAAGTTGACAAGTACCTCattaaagaggaaaaagagcACAAAGTTGTGGGGAGTAAGGATGAACTAGTCAAGAGGCAACAAGACCTCAACAAGAAGCACCAGGACAGTAGCAAACACACAGTGATGACCTAA
- the LOC107495099 gene encoding uncharacterized protein LOC107495099: MTTSSLPRLLSTVPNPAPYLTRSEPLTRSISNSVSRLLCSYSTQQPRENTVTEQEHAPSLSHKEESMRTEEQEQQHDDDDEDGDLVNDETGEVGGPKGPEPTRYGDWERKGRCFDF; the protein is encoded by the coding sequence ATGACCACCTCCTCTCTCCCTCGCTTGCTCTCCACGGTACCAAACCCTGCACCTTACCTCACCAGATCCGAACCCCTGACTCGCTCTATTTCCAACTCAGTTTCGCGCCTCCTCTGCTCCTACTCGACTCAGCAGCCCCGCGAAAACACCGTTACCGAACAAGAACACGCACCGAGCCTTTCTCacaaagaggaaagcatgcgaaccgaagaacaagaacaacaacacgACGACGATGATGAAGATGGCGACCTTGTGAACGACGAGACCGGTGAGGTTGGTGGGCCCAAAGGGCCCGAGCCCACCAGGTACGGCGATTGGGAGCGTAAGGGTCGATGCTTTGATTTCtga